The Streptococcus sp. 29896 genome includes a region encoding these proteins:
- a CDS encoding glycosyltransferase family 2 protein — protein sequence MNPLISVVIPNYNRGHLIEQVINSIQRQTYSPIEIIIVDDCSTDHSIDTIQNLQKKFDSIQLITLKKNCGANTCRNIGVSHSKGEYIAFLDSDDFFLPTKLEKQIKILQNQEDIGFVVTGFGSKVIHILPEGIIPLQETIKQNNLGGFSTLLVRKTLFLQVGGLDQELLSCQDWDLYLKLLQVSKGYKIAEDLVIYEVQEDSISKNPNKVIQGYTIVSQRATILNDKLKLIPSKELTAFQEYYLAMRYFKLGDFKQTRLHLKQSIAIKPRPVPILYWVTSLFGHSALATLLSVKNTIAK from the coding sequence ATGAATCCATTAATTTCCGTAGTAATTCCAAACTACAACAGGGGACATCTGATTGAGCAGGTTATCAACAGTATCCAGCGGCAAACTTATTCTCCAATTGAAATCATTATTGTCGATGATTGCTCGACAGATCATTCGATTGACACCATTCAAAATTTACAAAAGAAATTCGACAGTATCCAACTCATTACATTGAAAAAAAACTGTGGAGCCAACACCTGTCGCAATATCGGCGTTAGCCATTCAAAAGGTGAATACATTGCCTTTCTCGATTCCGACGACTTCTTTCTTCCTACAAAACTTGAAAAACAGATAAAAATCTTACAAAATCAGGAAGACATTGGTTTTGTAGTGACTGGTTTTGGATCCAAAGTCATTCATATTCTCCCTGAGGGAATCATACCTCTACAAGAAACCATTAAACAAAATAACTTGGGTGGTTTTTCAACTTTGTTGGTTCGAAAAACACTTTTCCTTCAAGTTGGAGGTCTAGATCAGGAACTGTTGAGCTGTCAAGACTGGGACCTTTACCTGAAATTACTTCAAGTAAGTAAGGGGTACAAAATCGCCGAAGACCTTGTTATCTATGAAGTTCAGGAAGACAGTATCTCAAAAAATCCAAACAAGGTCATTCAAGGCTATACAATTGTCTCACAAAGGGCAACGATACTAAATGACAAACTAAAATTGATCCCATCTAAAGAACTGACAGCGTTTCAAGAATACTATCTTGCCATGCGTTATTTCAAGTTAGGTGATTTCAAACAAACTCGACTTCACCTTAAGCAATCTATTGCCATCAAACCTAGACCAGTTCCAATTTTATATTGGGTGACTTCACTTTTTGGACATTCAGCTCTCGCAACTTTACTTTCTGTAAAAAATACTATCGCAAAATAG
- a CDS encoding glycosyltransferase family 8 protein produces the protein MKYDLAAFVNYCKIRFFFQNNLIRKISGDKKFLKHQYITIAISTNEHFIKQTQIMIMSLENIGCFVKLYILNINLSDALIQSLNKVAPENVEILVVSVDACSLSNLKISKKWPIEAWVRVLIPKLVPEKKVLYLDVDTIVVDELTSIFNLSSNPITGVLCTYYFRQGMHEYLPHGVNSGVLILDTEELLHLNFPEKVLEYAKNNVELLQMPDQDSINVVSRDYMKNIPPRYNVMNFFFALTHKKICKYIGNEFYSESQYKEALFNPAILHFNGGPFARPWLKKGIKHPYYKVYRYYEEKVNLVNRKT, from the coding sequence ATGAAGTATGATTTAGCTGCTTTCGTGAATTATTGTAAAATTCGATTTTTTTTCCAAAATAACTTGATAAGAAAAATTTCGGGGGATAAAAAATTCCTAAAACATCAATATATTACAATAGCTATCTCAACAAACGAACATTTTATAAAACAGACTCAAATTATGATCATGAGTTTAGAAAATATTGGTTGTTTTGTAAAACTATATATTTTGAATATTAATTTATCAGATGCCCTCATCCAATCTTTGAATAAAGTTGCTCCTGAAAATGTGGAAATTCTAGTTGTTTCGGTTGATGCTTGTAGTCTCTCCAACTTAAAAATTTCTAAAAAATGGCCAATAGAAGCGTGGGTTAGGGTATTAATACCCAAACTAGTTCCTGAGAAGAAGGTTCTTTATTTAGACGTTGATACTATTGTGGTAGATGAGCTGACATCTATTTTCAATTTATCTAGTAATCCGATTACAGGAGTTTTGTGTACCTATTATTTTAGACAAGGAATGCATGAATACCTGCCTCATGGAGTAAATAGTGGAGTTCTCATTTTAGATACTGAGGAATTATTGCATTTGAATTTTCCTGAGAAGGTTTTAGAATATGCAAAAAACAACGTAGAATTACTTCAAATGCCCGATCAGGATAGTATCAATGTGGTTTCGAGGGACTATATGAAAAACATTCCTCCGAGATATAATGTAATGAATTTCTTTTTTGCGTTGACGCATAAGAAAATATGCAAATATATAGGGAACGAGTTTTACTCGGAGAGTCAGTATAAGGAGGCGCTTTTCAATCCAGCTATCCTTCATTTTAATGGTGGCCCTTTTGCAAGACCCTGGTTGAAAAAAGGAATTAAACATCCCTATTATAAGGTATATAGGTATTATGAAGAAAAAGTCAATTTAGTAAATAGGAAAACATGA
- a CDS encoding polysaccharide biosynthesis tyrosine autokinase — protein sequence MDKELSLIAIVKLVKEKLRWIVLTIVVFVVAAVFYSTAVAKPLYSSSAELLVSPKATDNLQLTLNQLQTNSKLIQTYESIIFSDDILTLVNSEVSTSYSNQELRNKIKVVTEDESQTFAISVTDTSPETAAEIANTVSAIFQSKLDDYYSSNLEIKVISAAKPSTNQVSPIISRNIFFAAVLATVVSSFVIILLELLSPTIKGTAILSTFSWLELGNVSLSPLQMEVRGATKEHPKSGLFNKKSTQKSISLDNIEGIKTKLQTQLDKNAVKTFLISSAESGTGKTTLAMYLANSLANNGKKVLLVDANLRNPSLDRIYKLSNKVGLFSYLQNGGELGIQAIQGSSLFVLPSGPKFSAVSQILTSEKLPTLLADLEKHFDVILFDSAALNGVPDAQILATKIRNLVMLVKQDGTRIDDLIEANRFLESYQIEVLGYVFDGTVREREGALQQLFYKVN from the coding sequence ATGGACAAGGAGCTTAGTTTAATTGCGATAGTAAAATTAGTAAAAGAGAAGTTGAGATGGATTGTCTTGACGATTGTAGTTTTTGTTGTGGCAGCTGTCTTCTACAGTACAGCAGTTGCAAAACCCTTATATAGCTCTTCAGCTGAGTTGTTGGTTAGTCCAAAGGCAACGGATAATCTTCAGTTGACCTTGAACCAGTTGCAAACCAACTCAAAGTTGATTCAGACATATGAAAGTATCATCTTTTCGGACGATATTTTGACATTGGTAAATAGTGAGGTTTCAACTTCCTATTCGAACCAAGAACTTAGAAATAAAATCAAGGTTGTGACAGAGGATGAATCACAAACTTTTGCGATTAGTGTTACAGATACTTCTCCAGAAACTGCTGCCGAGATTGCAAATACTGTGTCAGCGATTTTTCAATCTAAACTGGATGATTATTATTCTTCAAACCTAGAAATCAAAGTAATATCAGCTGCCAAGCCTTCAACGAATCAAGTTTCGCCAATTATTTCACGAAATATCTTTTTTGCAGCAGTATTGGCAACTGTGGTCAGTTCTTTTGTTATTATTTTGCTTGAGTTGTTGAGTCCAACGATAAAGGGGACGGCTATTCTATCAACTTTTTCTTGGTTGGAATTAGGAAATGTAAGTCTTTCACCTCTTCAAATGGAGGTAAGGGGTGCAACAAAGGAACATCCAAAATCAGGCTTATTCAATAAAAAATCAACTCAAAAATCTATTTCATTGGACAATATTGAAGGGATAAAAACCAAGTTACAGACGCAACTAGATAAGAATGCTGTAAAGACCTTTTTGATTAGTTCGGCTGAAAGTGGGACAGGAAAGACAACTCTTGCAATGTATCTGGCAAATAGTCTTGCAAATAATGGGAAAAAAGTGTTGTTGGTAGATGCCAATCTTCGAAATCCATCACTCGATCGGATTTACAAACTGTCAAATAAGGTAGGTTTATTTAGTTACTTGCAAAATGGAGGGGAACTTGGGATCCAAGCTATTCAAGGATCTTCTTTATTTGTTTTACCAAGTGGGCCAAAGTTTTCAGCAGTTTCTCAGATTTTGACTTCTGAGAAGTTACCAACCTTGTTGGCGGATTTAGAGAAGCATTTTGATGTGATTCTCTTTGATTCTGCAGCTTTAAATGGTGTACCAGATGCTCAGATTTTGGCTACAAAAATTCGAAACCTTGTCATGCTTGTCAAACAAGATGGAACACGGATTGATGACTTAATTGAAGCGAATCGTTTTCTGGAAAGTTATCAAATTGAAGTACTAGGCTATGTCTTTGATGGTACTGTCCGTGAAAGAGAAGGCGCCCTCCAGCAGTTGTTTTATAAAGTGAACTAG
- a CDS encoding glycosyltransferase family 2 protein: protein MRKVMPSVSIIVIGYNTEQFIEECLKSIMNQTFPDIEIICVDDGSTDSTLSLMQQMASIDSRIVVVHQENSGPFAARNKGVELAKGKYIVFVDSDDWIDVELINDTFTIAEKYQLNMVFYDYVKEHIHENSIELNPLLLPENQMIFKEDIQRIVYPKCMQNSSFSSPCNKMIRREFLLSHHQIQQTSLRYGEDLLFLLELYHQLEKTYYIPHAYYHYRIHSSESLSQRHTENAFFVIHKKLYEAREPYAQVWDVMSELYANTVYLGLAELFFDVKRKPNFTTLNKYFKDPVFVKSIKMVEDTDLLKISKSSKVVLFKKIVKLLLKCWNLNMIASNS from the coding sequence ATGAGAAAAGTTATGCCTTCAGTTTCTATAATAGTAATTGGTTACAATACCGAACAGTTTATCGAGGAATGTTTAAAATCGATAATGAATCAAACATTTCCTGATATAGAGATTATTTGTGTTGATGACGGTTCAACGGATAGTACGCTTTCTTTGATGCAACAGATGGCCTCGATAGATTCGCGAATCGTCGTCGTCCATCAAGAAAATAGTGGTCCGTTTGCAGCTCGAAACAAAGGAGTGGAACTTGCAAAAGGGAAATACATTGTTTTTGTGGATAGCGATGATTGGATTGATGTTGAATTAATTAATGATACATTCACCATAGCTGAAAAATATCAACTAAATATGGTTTTCTATGATTATGTAAAAGAACATATTCATGAAAATAGTATCGAACTCAACCCTTTACTCTTGCCGGAGAATCAAATGATTTTTAAAGAGGATATACAAAGAATTGTTTATCCGAAATGCATGCAAAATAGTAGTTTTAGTTCCCCGTGTAATAAAATGATTCGGCGAGAATTTTTGTTATCTCATCACCAGATTCAACAGACTAGTTTGAGATACGGAGAGGACTTATTGTTTTTGTTAGAACTATATCATCAGTTAGAAAAAACATATTATATCCCTCATGCCTATTATCATTATCGTATTCATTCAAGTGAATCTTTGAGTCAACGACATACAGAAAATGCATTTTTTGTCATTCATAAAAAACTTTATGAGGCTAGAGAACCATATGCCCAAGTTTGGGATGTAATGAGTGAATTATATGCAAATACAGTTTACTTAGGTCTAGCAGAGTTGTTTTTTGATGTAAAAAGAAAGCCAAATTTCACAACTTTAAATAAGTATTTTAAGGACCCTGTTTTTGTGAAGTCCATCAAAATGGTTGAGGATACGGACTTATTAAAAATTAGTAAATCATCAAAGGTAGTTTTATTTAAAAAAATAGTCAAATTATTACTTAAATGTTGGAATTTAAATATGATTGCTTCGAACAGTTAA
- a CDS encoding lipopolysaccharide biosynthesis protein — MNTKSLKINGLISLLNKVISIVCSLILPRLFITAYGSEVNGLMSSISQYLTLISLLDLGMGAVIQASMYKPLLHKDTALLSTIYYKSQVFFNRIGFALLIYIACLCLFLPANLSGKFTQSQIVGLILVLSLSHLLQFFLGITSQVILGSDQKAYIKEILQGTANILNLLLTIVLIQSGQTILIVKLASALVFILPPIFISYYVRRHYGISKNLRDRNYQIQQQWYGIGQHIAYTIQESTDIVILSMFASLTQVSVYSVYNTVFQGIKTFLNAATSGLRPFLGRALHMDDQKLLQRQFHKIEWLLHTASTIFISSTFQLVTPFVILYTQKITDANYDQPVFGYLMTLAILFYALRLPYRTLVFSKGDFKNTQFGTYFEAILNLGLSLTLVFEWQIVGVATGTAIALLFSLIYYIWYCYRFILTSSFKTIRTQLLVDGGVFLLSNCLLLPFTNVVQHFSHWIIFGTCSILITFAISFGLNWIVFPQQVKSYLSQKK, encoded by the coding sequence GTGAATACAAAATCTCTAAAAATAAATGGCCTTATTTCCTTACTAAATAAAGTCATTTCTATTGTTTGTAGCCTTATTTTACCAAGACTTTTTATCACTGCCTATGGGTCCGAGGTCAATGGACTCATGTCTAGTATCTCTCAGTATTTAACCCTGATTAGTCTCTTAGATTTAGGAATGGGCGCTGTCATTCAAGCTAGTATGTACAAACCATTATTGCATAAAGACACCGCACTCCTCTCGACTATCTATTATAAATCGCAGGTGTTTTTTAACAGAATTGGCTTTGCTCTTTTAATCTATATTGCTTGCCTTTGTCTTTTTTTACCTGCCAACCTTTCTGGGAAATTCACACAAAGTCAAATTGTCGGTTTGATTTTGGTTCTTTCTCTCTCTCACCTATTACAATTTTTCCTAGGGATTACCAGTCAAGTTATCCTTGGATCGGATCAAAAAGCTTATATCAAGGAAATCTTACAAGGTACAGCCAACATCCTAAACCTGCTTCTTACTATTGTTTTGATTCAGTCGGGACAAACTATCCTTATAGTAAAGCTTGCATCGGCACTAGTCTTTATCCTTCCTCCTATATTTATCAGCTACTATGTCCGTCGTCATTATGGGATTTCCAAAAACCTTCGAGATCGGAATTACCAGATTCAACAACAATGGTATGGTATAGGTCAACACATCGCCTATACTATCCAAGAGAGCACTGATATTGTCATTTTGTCCATGTTTGCCAGCCTAACTCAAGTTTCTGTTTACTCAGTATACAATACCGTTTTCCAGGGTATTAAAACGTTTTTAAACGCTGCGACAAGTGGCCTTCGTCCATTTTTAGGACGTGCCCTTCACATGGATGATCAGAAACTTCTGCAAAGACAATTCCATAAAATTGAATGGCTCTTACACACCGCATCTACCATTTTCATCAGTAGTACATTTCAACTTGTTACCCCTTTTGTTATTCTTTATACCCAGAAAATTACAGATGCTAATTATGACCAACCTGTTTTTGGCTACCTAATGACACTTGCAATCCTGTTTTATGCCTTAAGGTTACCCTACCGTACCCTTGTCTTTTCCAAAGGCGACTTTAAAAATACTCAGTTTGGAACCTATTTCGAAGCAATATTGAATCTTGGATTGTCACTCACTTTGGTCTTTGAATGGCAAATTGTTGGAGTTGCAACAGGCACAGCAATTGCATTGTTGTTTAGTTTGATTTACTACATATGGTATTGTTACCGGTTCATCTTAACATCTTCCTTCAAAACCATTCGGACCCAGCTACTTGTTGATGGAGGAGTATTTTTACTCTCAAACTGTCTCTTATTACCATTTACAAATGTTGTTCAGCATTTTAGTCATTGGATTATCTTTGGAACTTGTAGCATCCTGATTACTTTTGCTATCAGTTTCGGACTAAACTGGATAGTTTTTCCACAGCAGGTCAAATCATATTTATCACAAAAAAAATAA
- a CDS encoding glycosyltransferase family 2 protein, with translation MSKVSIIVPVYNTEPYLEECILSLRNQTLQDIQIILVDDASRDQSLTIMNQQAAIDDRIQVIALEENSGVGLARNLGIQQAQGDFLAFVDSDDYVKPEMFEKLYQKAIEESADIVLCDTDTFSSNGQKKSVWYKPINGKPQLKDIYHNTQPTSRIVSKALIDQIQFSFLPGMGEGIFFELMIQAKKIVTVPEKLYVYRSRDGSLSTTPNPRINIESKENNRIMGERNPAYKDYFTFKVIEDLLQLVATAVKINDHQTYKNAVQELNDLNYRKNPYLSTFYKDEYPWHRYYIKAYLLPANFSLARLIHRLTQK, from the coding sequence ATGTCAAAAGTCTCAATCATTGTACCAGTTTACAATACCGAACCCTACTTGGAAGAATGTATCCTCTCACTTCGAAATCAGACACTTCAAGATATACAAATCATACTTGTAGATGACGCTTCAAGAGATCAATCATTAACCATAATGAACCAGCAAGCTGCAATAGACGATCGCATCCAGGTGATTGCTTTGGAAGAAAATTCTGGAGTTGGTTTAGCTAGAAATCTTGGAATACAGCAAGCTCAAGGGGATTTTCTAGCATTTGTTGATTCGGATGACTATGTCAAACCTGAAATGTTCGAAAAACTGTATCAAAAGGCAATTGAAGAATCCGCTGATATTGTCTTGTGTGATACGGATACATTTTCTTCTAACGGACAAAAAAAATCCGTTTGGTACAAACCAATCAATGGCAAACCTCAATTAAAAGACATATATCATAATACCCAACCAACTAGTCGAATTGTCTCTAAAGCACTAATTGACCAAATTCAATTTTCATTTTTACCAGGCATGGGAGAAGGAATCTTTTTCGAATTGATGATTCAAGCAAAAAAAATTGTTACAGTTCCTGAAAAACTATATGTATACCGCTCACGAGATGGCTCACTCAGTACAACACCAAACCCTCGAATTAATATCGAATCAAAAGAAAACAACCGTATTATGGGAGAACGAAATCCCGCATACAAGGACTACTTTACCTTTAAGGTTATCGAAGATCTCCTGCAACTGGTTGCAACAGCTGTTAAAATCAACGACCATCAAACCTACAAAAATGCCGTTCAAGAACTGAACGACCTCAACTATCGGAAGAACCCGTATCTCTCGACCTTTTATAAAGACGAATACCCCTGGCATCGCTACTATATCAAAGCCTACCTCCTTCCAGCCAACTTTTCTCTAGCCCGCCTCATCCACCGACTCACCCAAAAATAA
- a CDS encoding glycosyltransferase, with product MKKTTVLQIISELGDGGVEAMLMDAYRNIDHRKIRFVFVVQSNRRRYEDEITHLGGAVHQVSPLKEVGLVAYMRSIISICKKEKADVVHCHNLTQNPILLLAAKLAGVQYRISHSHLTTAFSRKIEMMMPIFRTLIAWLSTDLLACGKEAGRFLYGKRMFLTIKNAIDIDKFLDAPQHNIHEELNLNPDTKVLLHVGRLSQQKNHDFLVQVMKKISSIRKDVVLLCCGSGPDEERVTNQIKEQKLEAFMLLLGSRSDIPQLMKAANLLVLPSLYEGFPVTLVESQASGIPAIASDRIDSESDLGLGLVEFLPVDSVDEWVNSILSYLDNPKAKVNDNRLRETLIEQGYSSKQNSRILEKMYLKSCNFRREV from the coding sequence ATGAAGAAAACGACAGTTCTTCAGATTATTTCAGAGTTAGGAGACGGTGGTGTTGAGGCGATGTTAATGGACGCCTATCGAAACATTGACCATCGGAAGATTCGCTTTGTTTTCGTTGTACAGAGCAATCGCAGAAGATATGAAGATGAGATTACACATTTGGGTGGAGCCGTCCACCAAGTTTCTCCTTTGAAAGAAGTTGGTCTAGTTGCTTATATGCGGAGCATCATTTCTATTTGTAAAAAAGAGAAAGCGGATGTAGTCCATTGCCATAATTTAACGCAGAATCCTATCCTCTTGCTTGCGGCCAAACTAGCAGGTGTACAGTATAGAATTTCTCATTCCCATTTAACGACGGCATTTAGTAGAAAAATTGAAATGATGATGCCTATTTTCCGAACGCTGATTGCCTGGCTATCGACCGACTTATTGGCTTGTGGAAAAGAAGCGGGGAGATTTTTATATGGCAAGCGAATGTTCTTAACTATAAAGAATGCTATAGATATTGATAAATTTTTAGATGCCCCTCAACATAACATACACGAAGAATTGAATCTGAATCCTGATACCAAAGTTTTACTTCACGTGGGCAGACTGTCTCAACAAAAGAATCATGATTTTTTGGTTCAGGTGATGAAAAAAATCAGTTCCATTCGAAAGGATGTCGTTCTATTATGTTGTGGTAGTGGTCCAGATGAAGAAAGAGTTACGAATCAGATCAAAGAACAAAAACTAGAAGCATTCATGTTGCTGCTGGGGTCGCGTTCAGATATCCCTCAATTGATGAAGGCAGCTAATCTCTTGGTTTTACCATCTCTATATGAAGGTTTTCCAGTTACTTTAGTGGAGTCTCAAGCAAGTGGCATTCCAGCAATTGCTTCCGATAGGATTGATAGTGAAAGTGATTTAGGTCTTGGTCTTGTAGAATTTCTACCGGTCGATAGTGTTGATGAGTGGGTAAATAGCATTTTGTCATATCTGGACAATCCAAAAGCTAAAGTTAATGATAATCGGCTGAGAGAAACCTTAATTGAACAAGGATACAGTAGTAAACAAAATAGTCGGATTCTTGAGAAAATGTATTTGAAAAGTTGTAATTTTAGGAGGGAAGTATGA
- a CDS encoding oligosaccharide flippase family protein: protein MDNRKKGVILSYLYLVIQTVVNLIYVPMVLNLLGKSEYGLYQLVASVFAYISIFEASISSGVLRYYCNVNVSGDTKKKENILAIARIIYRILSVIIVVVGLVGIHFFRIYFKNSLTEAELNESSIMLVILIINMIVTMSNAIYLATINAHERFAVLKILAIIVQLMQPIICAFVLVRFPYAMSITVIQLLLNCMVSIYRFYYSRTVLSVTVRLHEFDSNLAKNIILFASSILLASIADQIFWRADQILLGKMYSTTVVAVYSIGAQIYTNFSFVGTAISSVFFPKLSFLFSQKNGIEKISELFIQVGRISFQVVFLVLTAFYIFGKEFISFWVGKYYMEAYYIAMLILVPFTIDIIQNLGLSILQVVNKYNFRAKMYFVSAIANVFTTYFMARTWGGIGAAASTGMTMFVTSGLILNIYYQKIIKLNVVLFWKNILLIFVKLLPVVVISYLGNEMIQLPETAIFLIIKMSLYSIFYFSVLYLLVMSDEEKNILKGIVSSIKFRRYKS from the coding sequence ATGGACAATAGAAAAAAAGGGGTCATTCTGTCTTATCTTTATCTGGTGATACAAACTGTAGTTAATCTTATCTATGTACCAATGGTGCTGAATTTATTAGGTAAGAGTGAGTATGGACTATACCAGTTGGTAGCTTCCGTATTTGCTTATATATCTATATTTGAAGCAAGTATATCAAGTGGAGTTTTGAGATATTACTGCAATGTAAATGTGAGTGGAGATACCAAGAAAAAAGAAAATATTCTTGCAATAGCAAGAATCATTTATCGCATTTTATCAGTAATTATTGTAGTGGTTGGTTTGGTAGGAATTCATTTCTTTCGAATATACTTTAAAAACTCGTTGACAGAAGCTGAATTAAATGAAAGCTCGATCATGTTGGTGATACTCATTATTAATATGATTGTTACAATGTCAAATGCGATTTACCTAGCAACTATAAATGCCCACGAACGATTCGCGGTATTAAAAATACTTGCCATTATTGTACAACTGATGCAACCAATCATTTGTGCATTTGTTTTGGTTAGATTCCCGTATGCTATGTCAATAACAGTTATTCAATTATTATTGAATTGTATGGTTTCTATCTATCGTTTTTATTACAGTAGAACAGTCTTGTCTGTTACTGTACGTCTTCATGAATTTGATTCAAATTTGGCTAAAAATATCATTTTATTTGCTAGCAGTATTCTTTTGGCTAGTATTGCAGATCAAATTTTTTGGAGGGCGGATCAAATACTTCTAGGTAAAATGTATAGTACTACTGTCGTTGCAGTATATTCAATTGGCGCTCAAATTTATACGAATTTTAGTTTTGTAGGAACAGCCATTTCTTCAGTATTTTTTCCGAAGTTAAGTTTCCTTTTTTCACAGAAAAATGGTATTGAAAAGATTTCGGAATTATTTATTCAGGTCGGGCGTATCTCATTTCAAGTGGTATTTTTGGTCTTAACTGCTTTCTATATTTTTGGTAAGGAGTTTATTAGTTTCTGGGTTGGAAAGTACTACATGGAGGCCTACTATATCGCTATGCTTATATTGGTGCCTTTTACAATTGACATAATTCAAAATCTAGGTCTATCCATTTTGCAAGTTGTCAATAAGTATAACTTTAGGGCGAAAATGTATTTCGTTTCTGCAATTGCGAATGTTTTTACGACATATTTCATGGCTCGCACTTGGGGTGGAATTGGTGCTGCTGCATCGACAGGTATGACAATGTTTGTTACAAGTGGTCTCATTCTAAATATTTATTATCAAAAGATAATAAAATTAAATGTAGTACTATTTTGGAAAAATATTTTATTGATTTTTGTTAAATTGTTGCCAGTTGTTGTGATTTCATATCTTGGGAATGAAATGATTCAACTACCAGAAACTGCTATCTTTCTCATAATAAAAATGTCCCTCTATTCCATCTTTTATTTCTCAGTTCTTTATTTACTTGTAATGAGTGATGAAGAAAAAAATATATTGAAAGGGATAGTTAGTAGTATCAAATTCCGACGATATAAATCCTAA
- a CDS encoding glycosyltransferase family 2 protein yields MTQIKDIPLVSVIIPMYNAEKFIQETLHSVLAQTYPAFEVIVVDDRSNDDSVLLVQAMIETDSRIRFLQNKVNAGVAVARNAGVAAARGRFISFLDADDLWLPNKLAKQVDFMLQQGHAFTFSSYQFADENGRPIKSPVHVPSKISYQEALRNHTIWTSTVMLDLEQLTKSQIEMPNVRKGQDTATWWKVLKVTGHAYSIDEVLSLYRRTPASLSANKFAAIKRTWNLFRNVEGLTLGQTILPFLGYAFHAIKRRI; encoded by the coding sequence ATGACCCAAATAAAAGATATACCGCTTGTCAGTGTGATTATCCCCATGTACAACGCAGAGAAATTTATTCAAGAAACGTTACATTCCGTTCTTGCTCAAACCTATCCGGCTTTCGAAGTGATTGTAGTGGATGATCGATCAAATGACGATTCTGTTTTACTTGTACAGGCAATGATAGAAACTGACAGTCGCATTCGTTTTTTGCAAAATAAGGTTAATGCAGGTGTTGCAGTAGCAAGAAATGCAGGAGTGGCAGCTGCGCGTGGGCGTTTTATAAGTTTTTTAGATGCTGATGACCTTTGGTTGCCCAATAAATTGGCCAAGCAAGTGGATTTTATGTTACAACAGGGGCATGCATTTACATTTTCCTCCTACCAATTTGCAGATGAAAATGGCCGACCAATCAAATCGCCTGTTCATGTTCCCAGTAAAATTTCCTATCAAGAGGCTTTGAGAAATCATACCATTTGGACTTCAACTGTTATGCTGGATTTGGAGCAATTGACCAAATCACAAATTGAAATGCCTAATGTCAGAAAAGGGCAAGATACTGCAACCTGGTGGAAAGTTTTAAAAGTGACAGGACATGCTTATAGCATCGATGAAGTGCTCTCGTTGTATAGAAGAACGCCAGCGTCACTATCTGCAAATAAATTTGCAGCTATCAAGCGAACTTGGAACCTCTTTCGAAATGTTGAAGGTTTGACGCTTGGGCAGACCATTTTACCTTTTTTGGGTTACGCCTTTCATGCGATAAAGAGAAGAATATAA